The sequence GTATAACGAAGTAATATATTATAGAATATATATTCTGTTTTTCCTTGGAGGGGTTTAGTTGAAAAAGTTGGGGGACTATTTTAACGGTAATAAATTTATGGATATTTTGTTGGAATGTACTGCGGTGTATGTTCTCTTAACACTTTTTGAGTACAATACTAGCAATTTTAGTAAAATAATATTCAGTATGATAATCATAGGAATATTAAATACCATAATAAACAATAAAAATAATAAATTTGAAAAAGAGAAAAGACACCAAGAGAATAGCAAAAAGATACTGGAAAGTATTATCGAACTGAATGACACTTTATTAAAAGTCGAAAAGACAGAAGAACTATTCCAGTTAATTATGGAAAGTGCTGTGGGGATTATTGAAAATGCCCAGATGGGTAGTCTTATGATACTAGATCAAAAAACTCAAAAGTTAGAATACAAGGCTGCTGTGGGTTTTGAGATGAGTACATTAAAGCAGATAAACTTAAAGCTTGAGGACACGTTTCTCTGGCGGAGTAACAATGGTAATATAACAAACGCCTGTATTGTAAATGATGTGGAAGTATTTAATCAGGTTGTCATAGATAAAAAGACTTTCAACAAAATGAAGGATACTGATTTTCATAGTACCATGTCTGCTATAAGTGCTCCTATAATCATAAACGAAGTACTATATGGTATGATCAATGTGGACAATACTAGCTTAGAGGTTTTTAATGAGTCTGATTTATTATTACTGGAATTTTTCGCTTCCCAGGTAGGAGCCGTGATTCAAAGACATCAATTGCTAGAAAAAATGTTATTTTTATCCCAGTATGATAGTTTGACAAATGTATATAACCGTAGCTACTTTGAAGAAGTCTTTTTGAAAACATGTAAAAAGCTAACCCCTGAGAGAGACCATTTCTCACTGGTTTTATTCGACTTAGATAACCTTAAAACAACAAACGATACATATGGGCACTATGTTGGGGATTTATTATTAAAAGAATTTGCTGATAGACTTGAAAGAACGTGCTCCCCAGACCTGTTTGCTCGCTATGGGGGAGATGAGTTTATCGCTGTTTTCTTTAATAAGGATGAAGGTACCGTTGGGGCTAAGCTTCAGGATATTATAAAAAGCTTTGCAAACTCACC comes from Alkalicella caledoniensis and encodes:
- a CDS encoding sensor domain-containing diguanylate cyclase, yielding MKKLGDYFNGNKFMDILLECTAVYVLLTLFEYNTSNFSKIIFSMIIIGILNTIINNKNNKFEKEKRHQENSKKILESIIELNDTLLKVEKTEELFQLIMESAVGIIENAQMGSLMILDQKTQKLEYKAAVGFEMSTLKQINLKLEDTFLWRSNNGNITNACIVNDVEVFNQVVIDKKTFNKMKDTDFHSTMSAISAPIIINEVLYGMINVDNTSLEVFNESDLLLLEFFASQVGAVIQRHQLLEKMLFLSQYDSLTNVYNRSYFEEVFLKTCKKLTPERDHFSLVLFDLDNLKTTNDTYGHYVGDLLLKEFADRLERTCSPDLFARYGGDEFIAVFFNKDEGTVGAKLQDIIKSFANSPLKYKEHHLPVKFSYGISSYPKNSTDLKKLISKADKRMYVSKNNRKSKEGSSF